A window from Phalacrocorax aristotelis chromosome 5, bGulAri2.1, whole genome shotgun sequence encodes these proteins:
- the STK36 gene encoding serine/threonine-protein kinase 36 isoform X1: protein MAEGAALPPQHGTARLCRGPESGFGAPRQPVPEGKRRGVGGEAQLLTRRFASAAQRSPSRAPAMQRYHVLEMIGEGSFGRVYKGRRKHSAQVVALKFIPKVGRSEKELKNLQREIEIMRGLHHPNIIQMLDSFETDKEVVVVTDYAEGELFQILEDDGSLPEDQVQTIAAQLVSALYYLHSHRILHRDMKPQNILLGKDGVVKLCDFGFARAMSIHTMVLTSIKGTPLYMSPELVEERPYDHTADLWSVGCILYELFVGTPPFYTSSIFQLVNLIVKDPIKWPEAISPVFKSFLQGLLMKDPRQRLSWPELLSHPFIAGQVTVIDDTEEHGISNPFTTKLSPELQALKEHQAHSLAPRSGQSRILRKARQKMAEEAQKKGQRKEGDATTKDSGKGCPGHRPRAAPGKGALTEGDPPAASKENNPCVLQGKSIMAEWELEEPPLNPREHSITGDYERELPGAGAPLQPGICRAEPRGRCSIETMDLESEELESDEEWQHLVEITEPLVMQLSTPLSLLRDLAFRHRVQSRLADSAQQVLEGMLEGASRLRPVLRVMGNLLATQCDSELLDHFCRELNVPLSLLCLAKQILESGSTKQASLRRGRSQQQRIPLQWCWDGHQTIPLAVSFWILQQPWCIMVLTDLFTVTTVYFSSECSLEESGQKDSLQAFQECAGCFLALLPELLAEPADSEMRLCQQSLLCFTLLCESLDATCPSVSAPFYASLREKHQPLLNRLLQGSISEQPALQGAVMEAKSAHDQSLRLADLFTAALAAACSVPLERNSCWEAKQQVAQEVAEKLMKGESQQLGKLLGRLEDPSCSLKVLKILYAGCHASLSLCQHLGRSQRFWGSLMQLSKGKVPMMGVAQGAACEASLYLLALLTLQLQASPPRPEEVVTLAMDLITQSPVISLVGAAAFLLTQLSQHGMALELRGEEILPVVTNMLTAHAELQLPLPMGAGLYDGIFFLLLKLLAQEDMAVEQGFADSELWSVVWHCVAVVLHVGSDRAVLDGEGDPSGAGHPVAEPDWNLLSPQGTLLFLRLALFVFTHESHQCLPQLTQSHGVLMVTLKRLLSPGFLACLAQTQAGEGGDPELVPAVVIQACQLLCFPFALDVDGDTLSLVMEAVRDAQIPAQLLQVCSHHLPLSCTELPMSLLCHLVVSDELVIDQMMKVAAASEHIVAFLTSALFTDSLVLTSDLLSLLTHVARACPEHLPFLQRILRGSDMAKQPLTHLLGHQQHPIRAKTCNLLGNLLRHGHGFPQALQSQPSLLEGLLGCLADQEESVRKAASFAVGNAAYHTPSPAGTLGRAVPRLTQLLSDTQARTRCNAALALGNLGRCSAELGDLLIESRAPHVLLEVACRDPWESVREGALAALRALSQHPGIRQVLLSLRAAEKLATLAGGDLQPAAGGSLRPLSAHHCKKLLRLLVPLHGICGSGAGTTPGTPDPGESAALPRC, encoded by the exons GTGGTGGTAGTGACTGACTACGCAGAGGGGGAGCTCTTCCAGATCCTGGAGGATGATGGGAGTTTGCCCGAGGACCAG GTCCAGACCATAGCTGCCCAGCTAGTCTCTGCACTCTATTACCTGCACTCCCACCGCATCCTGCACCGCGACATGAAACCCCAGAACATCCTGCTGGGCAAAGACGGCGTCGTCAAGCTCTGTGACTTTGG GTTTGCCCGTGCCATGAGCATCCACACCATGGTGCTGACCTCCATCAAGGGCACCCCGCTGTACATGTCCCCCGAGCTGGTGGAGGAGCGGCCATATGACCACACGGCAGACTTGTGGTCTGTGGGTTGCATCCTGTATGAGCTGTTTGTGGGAACTCCTCCCTTCTACACCAGCAGCATCTTCCAGCTTGTCAACCTCATTGTCAAAGACCCCATCAAATGGCCTGAGGCCATAAGCCCAGTCTTCAAG agcttCCTGCAGGGACTACTAATGAAGGACCCCCGCCAGCGGCTGTCATGGCCAGAGCTTCTCTCTCACCCCTTCATTGCTGGACAGGTTACTG TGATCGATGACACAGAAGAGCACGGGATCTCAAACCCCTTCACCACCAAGCTGTCCCCAGAGCTGCAGGCTCTGAAGGAGCATCAAGCCCATTCCCTGGCCCCCAGGAGCGGCCAGTCCAGAATCCTGAGAAAGGCCCGTCAGAAGATGGCTGAGGAGGCACAGAAAAAG GGACAACGGAAGGAAGGTGATGCAACTACAAAGGACTCTGGCAAAGGATGCCCAGGGCATAGacccagagcagctcctgggaaGGGAGCCCTCACAGAGGGGGATCCACCGGCTGCCTCCAAAGAGAACAACCCCTGTGTCCTGCAAGGAAAGAGCATCATGGCAGagtgggagctggaggagccTCCACTCAACCCACG GGAGCACAGCATCACTGGAGACTATGAGCGGGAGCTTCCTGGAGCAGGGGCCCCTCTGCAGCCTGGTATTTGTAGAGCAGAGCCCCGGGGCAGGTGCAGCATTGAGACCATGGACCTGGAGAGTGAG GAGCTGGAGAGCGATGAGGAGTGGCAGCACCTGGTTGAGATCACAGAGCCCTTGGTCATGCAGCTGAGCACACCGCTGAGCCTTCTGAGGGATCTGGCCTTCCGGCACCGTGTCCAGTCCCGCCTGGCAGACTCTGCTCAGCAG GTGCTGGAAGGGATGCTGGAGGGAGCCTCCCGTCTCCGTCCTGTGCTCCGTGTCATGGGCAACCTCCTGGCTACCCAGTGCGACTCTGAGCTGCTGGACCACTTCTGCCGAGAGCTGAATGTGCCTCTGTCCCTGTTGTGTCTAGCCAAGCAGATCCTGGAGAGTGGTAGCACCAAGCAG GCCTCCTTGAGAAGGGGGAGGTCCCAGCAGCAAAGGATCCCACTGCAGTGGTGTTGGGATGGCCATCAGACAATCCCacttgctgtttctttctggatcctgcagcagccctggtgTATCATGGTGCTGACAGACCTCTTCACGGTGACCACAGTTTATTTCAGCAGTGAatgcagcctggaggagagtGGGCAAAAGGACAG tCTGCAGGCCTTCCAGGAGTGTGCTGGCTGCTTCCTAGccctgctgccagagctgctggctgAGCCAGCTGACAGCGAGATGAGACTCTGCCAGCAAAGCCTCCTG TGCTTCACCCTGCTCTGTGAGAGCCTGGATGCGACGTGCCCTTCTGTCTCTGCCCCCTTCTATGCCAGCCTGCGAGAGAAGCATCAGCCCCTGCTAAACAGACTCCTCCAGGGATCCATCTCAGAGCAGCCTGCTCTGCAAG gtgcGGTGATGGAGGCCAAGTCAGCCCATGACCAGAGCCTACGTTTGGCAGACCTCTTCACAGCTGCattggctgctgcctgcagtgtcCCCCTGGAGAGGAACAGCTGTTGGGAAGCCAAACAGCAG GTCGCACAGGAGGTAGCTGAAAAGCTTATGAAGGGAGAGAGCCAGCAGCTTGGGAAACTGCTGGGGAGACTGGAGGACCCAAGCTGCTCCCTGAAAGTGCTCAAG ATACTCTACGCTGGCTGCCATGCCAGCCTGAGCCTGTGCCAGCACCTGGGAAGGAGCCAGCGATTCTGGGGTTCCCTCATGCAGCTCTCAAAGGGCAAG GTCCCCATGATGGGGGTGGCCCAGGGGGCAGCCTGTGAGGCCTCACTGTATCTGCTGGCCCTGCTCACCCTGCAGCTCCAGGCCTCCCCTCCAAG GCCTGAGGAGGTGGTTACCCTGGCCATGGATCTCATCACCCAGTCTCCTGTCATCTCCCTTGTG GGTGCTGCAGCATTCCTCCTGACACAGCTCAGTCAGCATGGGATGGCCTTGGAGCTCAGGGGAGAAGAGATCCTACCGGTGGTGACAAACATGCTGACAGCGCACGCTGAG CTGCAGCTCCCCCTGCCAATGGGTGCTGGTCTCTATGATGGgatctttttcctcctgctgaagCTCCTTGCCCAG GAGGACATGGCCGTGGAGCAGGGCTTTGCAGACTCAGAGCTGTGGAGCGTGGTGTGGCATTGTGTTGCTGTGGTGCTTCATGTGGGCAGCGACAGGGCAGTGCTGGATGGAGAGGGAGACCCCTCAGGGGCAGGTCACCCCGTGGCAGAGCCAGACTGGAACCTCCTCTCCCCTCAAG GCACCCTGCTCTTCCTCAGGCTGGCCCTCTTTGTCTTCACTCACGAGTCCCACCAGTGCCTGCCTCAGCTCACCCAGTCCCACGGTGTCCTCATGGTGACGCTGAAGAGGCTGCTGTCCCCTGGCTTCCTGGCATGCCTGGCACAGAC GCAAGCAGGAGAGGGTGGGGACCCTGAGCTTGTCCCAGCTGTGGTGATCCAGGCCTGCCAGCTCCTCTGTTTCCCTTTTGCCCTGGATGTGGATGGAGACACCTTATCATTGGTCATGGAGGCTGTGAGAGATGCCCAGatccctgcccagctgctgcag GTCTGTTCTCACCATCTGCCGTTGTCATGCACCGAGCTCCCCATGAGCCTCTTGTGCCACCTTGTTGTGTCTGATGAGCTGGTCATCGACCAAATGATGAAGGTAGCCGCCGCCTCAGAGCACATTGTTGCCTTCTTGACGTCTGCCTTGTTTACAGACAGCCTCGTGCTCACAAGCGACCTCCTGTCTCTCTTGACCCATGTGGCCCGGGCCTGTCCAGAGCATCTGCCCTTTCTCCAGAGGATCCTGAGGGGCTCAGACATGGCCAAACAGCCACTGACCCACCTGCTCGGCCACCAGCAACACCCAATACGGGCCAAAACCTGCAACCtgctgggcaacctgctccgACATGGCCATGGCTTTCCTCAGGCACTGCAGAGCCAGCCCAGCTTGCTGGAGGGCCTGCTGGGGTGCCTGGCAGACCAGGAGGAGAGTGTGCGCAAGGCAGCCAGCTTTGCGGTGGGCAATGCTGCCTACCACACACCCTCCCCGGCTGGGACCCTGGGCAGGGCCGTGCCCAGGCTGACGCAGCTGTTGAGTGACACGCAGGCCAGGACGCGCTGCAATGCGGCCTTggccctgggcaacctgggccggTGCTCAGCGGAGCTGGGGGACCTGCTGATCGAGAGCAGGGCCCCCCACGTCCTGCTGGAGGTGGCCTGCCGGGACCCCTGGGAGAGCGTGCGGGAGGGAGCCCTTGCCGCGCTGCGGGCCCTCAGTCAGCACCCTGGGATACGGCAG GTCCTGCTGTCCCTCAGAGCCGCTGAGAAGCTGGCCACGCTGGCCGGTGGTGACTTGCAACCCGCTGCTGGTGGCAGCCTCCGGCCGTTGTCTGCCCACCACTGCAAGAAGCTCCTCCGCCTCCTTGTACCCCTGCACGGCATCTGTGGGAGTGGGGCTGGAACCACACCTGGCACCCCAGATCCGGGCGAGTCTGCTGCCCTGCCCCGGTGCTGA
- the STK36 gene encoding serine/threonine-protein kinase 36 isoform X2 has translation MLLGDAAAAGPGTAGLWGPGPGLGPSRPAPPERLRVLSCPALPGGGGAQRSPSRAPAMQRYHVLEMIGEGSFGRVYKGRRKHSAQVVALKFIPKVGRSEKELKNLQREIEIMRGLHHPNIIQMLDSFETDKEVVVVTDYAEGELFQILEDDGSLPEDQVQTIAAQLVSALYYLHSHRILHRDMKPQNILLGKDGVVKLCDFGFARAMSIHTMVLTSIKGTPLYMSPELVEERPYDHTADLWSVGCILYELFVGTPPFYTSSIFQLVNLIVKDPIKWPEAISPVFKSFLQGLLMKDPRQRLSWPELLSHPFIAGQVTVIDDTEEHGISNPFTTKLSPELQALKEHQAHSLAPRSGQSRILRKARQKMAEEAQKKGQRKEGDATTKDSGKGCPGHRPRAAPGKGALTEGDPPAASKENNPCVLQGKSIMAEWELEEPPLNPREHSITGDYERELPGAGAPLQPGICRAEPRGRCSIETMDLESEELESDEEWQHLVEITEPLVMQLSTPLSLLRDLAFRHRVQSRLADSAQQVLEGMLEGASRLRPVLRVMGNLLATQCDSELLDHFCRELNVPLSLLCLAKQILESGSTKQASLRRGRSQQQRIPLQWCWDGHQTIPLAVSFWILQQPWCIMVLTDLFTVTTVYFSSECSLEESGQKDSLQAFQECAGCFLALLPELLAEPADSEMRLCQQSLLCFTLLCESLDATCPSVSAPFYASLREKHQPLLNRLLQGSISEQPALQGAVMEAKSAHDQSLRLADLFTAALAAACSVPLERNSCWEAKQQVAQEVAEKLMKGESQQLGKLLGRLEDPSCSLKVLKILYAGCHASLSLCQHLGRSQRFWGSLMQLSKGKVPMMGVAQGAACEASLYLLALLTLQLQASPPRPEEVVTLAMDLITQSPVISLVGAAAFLLTQLSQHGMALELRGEEILPVVTNMLTAHAELQLPLPMGAGLYDGIFFLLLKLLAQEDMAVEQGFADSELWSVVWHCVAVVLHVGSDRAVLDGEGDPSGAGHPVAEPDWNLLSPQGTLLFLRLALFVFTHESHQCLPQLTQSHGVLMVTLKRLLSPGFLACLAQTQAGEGGDPELVPAVVIQACQLLCFPFALDVDGDTLSLVMEAVRDAQIPAQLLQVCSHHLPLSCTELPMSLLCHLVVSDELVIDQMMKVAAASEHIVAFLTSALFTDSLVLTSDLLSLLTHVARACPEHLPFLQRILRGSDMAKQPLTHLLGHQQHPIRAKTCNLLGNLLRHGHGFPQALQSQPSLLEGLLGCLADQEESVRKAASFAVGNAAYHTPSPAGTLGRAVPRLTQLLSDTQARTRCNAALALGNLGRCSAELGDLLIESRAPHVLLEVACRDPWESVREGALAALRALSQHPGIRQVLLSLRAAEKLATLAGGDLQPAAGGSLRPLSAHHCKKLLRLLVPLHGICGSGAGTTPGTPDPGESAALPRC, from the exons GTGGTGGTAGTGACTGACTACGCAGAGGGGGAGCTCTTCCAGATCCTGGAGGATGATGGGAGTTTGCCCGAGGACCAG GTCCAGACCATAGCTGCCCAGCTAGTCTCTGCACTCTATTACCTGCACTCCCACCGCATCCTGCACCGCGACATGAAACCCCAGAACATCCTGCTGGGCAAAGACGGCGTCGTCAAGCTCTGTGACTTTGG GTTTGCCCGTGCCATGAGCATCCACACCATGGTGCTGACCTCCATCAAGGGCACCCCGCTGTACATGTCCCCCGAGCTGGTGGAGGAGCGGCCATATGACCACACGGCAGACTTGTGGTCTGTGGGTTGCATCCTGTATGAGCTGTTTGTGGGAACTCCTCCCTTCTACACCAGCAGCATCTTCCAGCTTGTCAACCTCATTGTCAAAGACCCCATCAAATGGCCTGAGGCCATAAGCCCAGTCTTCAAG agcttCCTGCAGGGACTACTAATGAAGGACCCCCGCCAGCGGCTGTCATGGCCAGAGCTTCTCTCTCACCCCTTCATTGCTGGACAGGTTACTG TGATCGATGACACAGAAGAGCACGGGATCTCAAACCCCTTCACCACCAAGCTGTCCCCAGAGCTGCAGGCTCTGAAGGAGCATCAAGCCCATTCCCTGGCCCCCAGGAGCGGCCAGTCCAGAATCCTGAGAAAGGCCCGTCAGAAGATGGCTGAGGAGGCACAGAAAAAG GGACAACGGAAGGAAGGTGATGCAACTACAAAGGACTCTGGCAAAGGATGCCCAGGGCATAGacccagagcagctcctgggaaGGGAGCCCTCACAGAGGGGGATCCACCGGCTGCCTCCAAAGAGAACAACCCCTGTGTCCTGCAAGGAAAGAGCATCATGGCAGagtgggagctggaggagccTCCACTCAACCCACG GGAGCACAGCATCACTGGAGACTATGAGCGGGAGCTTCCTGGAGCAGGGGCCCCTCTGCAGCCTGGTATTTGTAGAGCAGAGCCCCGGGGCAGGTGCAGCATTGAGACCATGGACCTGGAGAGTGAG GAGCTGGAGAGCGATGAGGAGTGGCAGCACCTGGTTGAGATCACAGAGCCCTTGGTCATGCAGCTGAGCACACCGCTGAGCCTTCTGAGGGATCTGGCCTTCCGGCACCGTGTCCAGTCCCGCCTGGCAGACTCTGCTCAGCAG GTGCTGGAAGGGATGCTGGAGGGAGCCTCCCGTCTCCGTCCTGTGCTCCGTGTCATGGGCAACCTCCTGGCTACCCAGTGCGACTCTGAGCTGCTGGACCACTTCTGCCGAGAGCTGAATGTGCCTCTGTCCCTGTTGTGTCTAGCCAAGCAGATCCTGGAGAGTGGTAGCACCAAGCAG GCCTCCTTGAGAAGGGGGAGGTCCCAGCAGCAAAGGATCCCACTGCAGTGGTGTTGGGATGGCCATCAGACAATCCCacttgctgtttctttctggatcctgcagcagccctggtgTATCATGGTGCTGACAGACCTCTTCACGGTGACCACAGTTTATTTCAGCAGTGAatgcagcctggaggagagtGGGCAAAAGGACAG tCTGCAGGCCTTCCAGGAGTGTGCTGGCTGCTTCCTAGccctgctgccagagctgctggctgAGCCAGCTGACAGCGAGATGAGACTCTGCCAGCAAAGCCTCCTG TGCTTCACCCTGCTCTGTGAGAGCCTGGATGCGACGTGCCCTTCTGTCTCTGCCCCCTTCTATGCCAGCCTGCGAGAGAAGCATCAGCCCCTGCTAAACAGACTCCTCCAGGGATCCATCTCAGAGCAGCCTGCTCTGCAAG gtgcGGTGATGGAGGCCAAGTCAGCCCATGACCAGAGCCTACGTTTGGCAGACCTCTTCACAGCTGCattggctgctgcctgcagtgtcCCCCTGGAGAGGAACAGCTGTTGGGAAGCCAAACAGCAG GTCGCACAGGAGGTAGCTGAAAAGCTTATGAAGGGAGAGAGCCAGCAGCTTGGGAAACTGCTGGGGAGACTGGAGGACCCAAGCTGCTCCCTGAAAGTGCTCAAG ATACTCTACGCTGGCTGCCATGCCAGCCTGAGCCTGTGCCAGCACCTGGGAAGGAGCCAGCGATTCTGGGGTTCCCTCATGCAGCTCTCAAAGGGCAAG GTCCCCATGATGGGGGTGGCCCAGGGGGCAGCCTGTGAGGCCTCACTGTATCTGCTGGCCCTGCTCACCCTGCAGCTCCAGGCCTCCCCTCCAAG GCCTGAGGAGGTGGTTACCCTGGCCATGGATCTCATCACCCAGTCTCCTGTCATCTCCCTTGTG GGTGCTGCAGCATTCCTCCTGACACAGCTCAGTCAGCATGGGATGGCCTTGGAGCTCAGGGGAGAAGAGATCCTACCGGTGGTGACAAACATGCTGACAGCGCACGCTGAG CTGCAGCTCCCCCTGCCAATGGGTGCTGGTCTCTATGATGGgatctttttcctcctgctgaagCTCCTTGCCCAG GAGGACATGGCCGTGGAGCAGGGCTTTGCAGACTCAGAGCTGTGGAGCGTGGTGTGGCATTGTGTTGCTGTGGTGCTTCATGTGGGCAGCGACAGGGCAGTGCTGGATGGAGAGGGAGACCCCTCAGGGGCAGGTCACCCCGTGGCAGAGCCAGACTGGAACCTCCTCTCCCCTCAAG GCACCCTGCTCTTCCTCAGGCTGGCCCTCTTTGTCTTCACTCACGAGTCCCACCAGTGCCTGCCTCAGCTCACCCAGTCCCACGGTGTCCTCATGGTGACGCTGAAGAGGCTGCTGTCCCCTGGCTTCCTGGCATGCCTGGCACAGAC GCAAGCAGGAGAGGGTGGGGACCCTGAGCTTGTCCCAGCTGTGGTGATCCAGGCCTGCCAGCTCCTCTGTTTCCCTTTTGCCCTGGATGTGGATGGAGACACCTTATCATTGGTCATGGAGGCTGTGAGAGATGCCCAGatccctgcccagctgctgcag GTCTGTTCTCACCATCTGCCGTTGTCATGCACCGAGCTCCCCATGAGCCTCTTGTGCCACCTTGTTGTGTCTGATGAGCTGGTCATCGACCAAATGATGAAGGTAGCCGCCGCCTCAGAGCACATTGTTGCCTTCTTGACGTCTGCCTTGTTTACAGACAGCCTCGTGCTCACAAGCGACCTCCTGTCTCTCTTGACCCATGTGGCCCGGGCCTGTCCAGAGCATCTGCCCTTTCTCCAGAGGATCCTGAGGGGCTCAGACATGGCCAAACAGCCACTGACCCACCTGCTCGGCCACCAGCAACACCCAATACGGGCCAAAACCTGCAACCtgctgggcaacctgctccgACATGGCCATGGCTTTCCTCAGGCACTGCAGAGCCAGCCCAGCTTGCTGGAGGGCCTGCTGGGGTGCCTGGCAGACCAGGAGGAGAGTGTGCGCAAGGCAGCCAGCTTTGCGGTGGGCAATGCTGCCTACCACACACCCTCCCCGGCTGGGACCCTGGGCAGGGCCGTGCCCAGGCTGACGCAGCTGTTGAGTGACACGCAGGCCAGGACGCGCTGCAATGCGGCCTTggccctgggcaacctgggccggTGCTCAGCGGAGCTGGGGGACCTGCTGATCGAGAGCAGGGCCCCCCACGTCCTGCTGGAGGTGGCCTGCCGGGACCCCTGGGAGAGCGTGCGGGAGGGAGCCCTTGCCGCGCTGCGGGCCCTCAGTCAGCACCCTGGGATACGGCAG GTCCTGCTGTCCCTCAGAGCCGCTGAGAAGCTGGCCACGCTGGCCGGTGGTGACTTGCAACCCGCTGCTGGTGGCAGCCTCCGGCCGTTGTCTGCCCACCACTGCAAGAAGCTCCTCCGCCTCCTTGTACCCCTGCACGGCATCTGTGGGAGTGGGGCTGGAACCACACCTGGCACCCCAGATCCGGGCGAGTCTGCTGCCCTGCCCCGGTGCTGA